The following proteins come from a genomic window of Populus alba chromosome 12, ASM523922v2, whole genome shotgun sequence:
- the LOC118028993 gene encoding transcription factor PRE3: MSSRRSRSRQSSSSRISDDQILDLVTKLQQLLPEIRNRRSDKVSAAKILQETCNYIKSLHREVGDLSERLSELLETTDTAQAAIIRNLLMQ, translated from the exons ATGTCTAGCCGAAGGTCACGATCGAGGCAATCAAGTAGTTCAAGAATCAGTGATGATCAGATCCTTGATCTTGTTACAAAGCTGCAACAACTTCTTCCTGAGATTCGTAACAGGCGTTCTGACAAG GTTTCGGCTGCCAAGATCTTGCAGGAGACATGCAACTATATTAAAAGCTTGCATAGAGAGGTTGGTGATCTTAGCGAGCGGCTGTCTGAGCTATTGGAAACAACTGACACAGCCCAAGCTGCAATAATCAGGAACTTACTGATGCAATAG